The proteins below come from a single Candidozyma auris chromosome 3, complete sequence genomic window:
- a CDS encoding acetyl-CoA C-acyltransferase yields the protein MDRLNQLAGQLSPSSKQSILEKNPDDVVIVGAYRTAMTKGGRGSFRDVGSDYILSKFLEAFLKKTGVDPNLIEDVACGNVLNRAAGASEHRGACLAAGIPNTSAFIALNRQCSSGLMAISEIANKIKCGEIDVGIAAGVESMTKGYGAEAIPKVDPALQENEEMAKCLIPMGITNENVADKYKISRERQDAFAAESYRKAEQAVSSGKFKSEILPIEAILRGRR from the coding sequence ATGGACAGATTGAACCAGTTGGCCGGCCAGTTGAGCCCTTCCTCCAAACAGTCGATTCTCGAGAAGAACCCTGACGACGTTGTCATTGTCGGTGCTTACAGAACCGCCATGACCAAAGGTGGCAGAGGTTCCTTCAGAGACGTTGGTTCCGACTAcatcttgtccaagttcCTTGAAGCtttcctcaagaagaccGGTGTTGACCCTAACTTGATCGAGGACGTTGCCTGTGGTAACGTTTTGAACAGAGCTGCTGGTGCTTCTGAGCACAGAGGTGCCTGCTTGGCTGCTGGTATTCCAAACACCTCTGCTTTCATTGCCTTGAACAGACAGTGTTCTTCTGGTTTGATGGCCATCTCTGAGATTgccaacaagatcaagtgTGGTGAGATTGACGTTGGTATTGCTGCCGGTGTCGAGTCGATGACCAAGGGCTACGGTGCTGAAGCCATCCCCAAGGTGGACCCTGCTTTGCAGGAGAACGAGGAGATGGCCAAGTGTTTGATTCCTATGGGTATTACCAACGAGAACGTTGCTGACAAGTACAAGATCAGCAGAGAGAGACAGGATGCTTTCGCTGCCGAGTCATACAGAAAGGCCGAGCAGGCTGTTTCGAGCGGCAAGTTCAAGTCTGAGATCTTGCCCATTGAGGCTATCCTTAgaggacgacgatga